Proteins encoded in a region of the Neodiprion virginianus isolate iyNeoVirg1 chromosome 2, iyNeoVirg1.1, whole genome shotgun sequence genome:
- the LOC124297308 gene encoding uncharacterized protein LOC124297308, producing MRGANQDNATPYCRCRVLYLGSSVPHASKEGLLGVQEPLRELYPEQGALGARGIDSWLSVWSNGLLLENVDEHRKKITRFFPIEALHYCAAVRHVKGGGGGGSEPSTTRFLPLDSPFARTPSANHPPLFAAVLRRTSGIKVLECHAFICKRDMAANALVRCCFHAYADSSYAKGLDPVNVAPAPPAASSLYHTLGGSSTTLDSPSPPRLDASTDDLSLYNGNENHKVWARGRDEVDAVYQDQHGTLRSTRGSRPRQLVAPPPPPPPPPPAQPLIHEELATARRKTTASRKLKKRNLRAHEEQLLQHHQVYANGHGHHTLGHPVRQHFHHPHHSVPQSSRSVAGTLGRPAPVLLVPAATLPRKAHHAHPRGVRPIPTATPIVPIYAPLPVPPQAAMYGDVRSYGTMRNRGARRHPEPDNSTLGTARRLAASHADLTAPDPQPQDNAETESRFGTGIYRRKGHLNERAFSYSIRAEHRSRSHGSLASLGFSAQNGTTLPKEDKKDREIAQLVAGLNLDDSPEKGGHHQNSPGPYSRGVPGPASHPQPQPRPRPR from the coding sequence ATGAGAGGCGCCAATCAGGACAACGCTACACCTTACTGCCGGTGCAGGGTCCTGTACCTTGGGAGTTCGGTACCTCATGCTAGTAAGGAGGGATTGCTGGGGGTGCAGGAACCCTTACGGGAATTGTACCCGGAACAGGGAGCGCTGGGAGCGCGGGGGATTGATTCGTGGTTGAGCGTCTGGAGCAACGGTCTTCTGCTCGAGAACGTTGACGAGCACCGTAAGAAGATAACTCGATTCTTTCCGATCGAGGCTCTGCACTACTGCGCAGCGGTTAGGCATGTAAAAGGTGGGGGTGGCGGGGGCAGCGAGCCCTCGACTACGCGGTTTCTCCCCCTCGACTCGCCCTTCGCCAGAACGCCGAGCGCCAACCACCCGCCCCTTTTTGCCGCCGTGCTGCGGCGGACCTCGGGAATCAAGGTCCTCGAATGTCACGCGTTTATCTGCAAGCGCGATATGGCGGCCAACGCCCTCGTTCGCTGCTGCTTCCACGCTTACGCCGACAGCAGCTACGCCAAGGGCCTCGACCCCGTTAACGTAGCCCCGGCGCCCCCGGCTGCCAGCAGCCTCTATCACACCCTCGGTGGCTCGAGCACGACCCTCGACAGCCCGTCGCCGCCCCGCCTCGACGCGTCGACCGACGATCTCAGCCTCTATAACGGCAACGAGAACCACAAGGTCTGGGCTCGGGGTCGAGACGAGGTCGACGCCGTCTACCAGGATCAGCATGGCACGCTGAGGAGCACACGAGGCTCGCGACCCCGCCAGCTAGTCGCACCGCCCCCGCCGCCTCCGCCACCGCCGCCTGCCCAGCCCCTCATCCACGAGGAACTAGCCACCGCCAGGAGAAAGACTACCGCCAGCAGGAAACTGAAGAAGCGGAACCTCCGCGCTCACGAGGAACAACTCCTCCAGCACCATCAAGTCTACGCCAACGGACACGGACATCACACCCTCGGGCACCCCGTCCGGCAGCATTTCCACCACCCGCATCACTCGGTTCCGCAGAGCAGCCGATCCGTCGCCGGGACCCTCGGCAGGCCCGCGCCTGTTCTCCTGGTCCCCGCGGCGACCTTGCCGAGAAAGGCTCACCACGCGCATCCCCGTGGCGTAAGGCCCATTCCCACCGCAACACCGATCGTGCCGATTTACGCCCCGCTTCCTGTGCCGCCCCAGGCCGCCATGTACGGCGACGTACGATCGTACGGCACCATGAGGAACCGCGGGGCCCGACGACATCCGGAACCCGACAATTCGACTCTGGGAACGGCTAGAAGGCTCGCAGCTTCTCACGCCGACTTGACCGCCCCCGATCCGCAGCCCCAGGACAACGCGGAGACAGAGTCGCGGTTCGGGACTGGGATTTATCGCCGGAAGGGACACCTTAACGAACGGGCTTTTTCCTACAGCATTCGCGCCGAACATCGGAGTCGCAGTCACGGCAGCCTCGCGTCCCTCGGTTTCAGCGCTCAAAACGGCACCACTTTGCCCAAGGAGGACAAAAAGGATCGTGAAATCGCCCAGCTTGTTGCCGGGCTGAATTTGGACGACAGTCCTGAGAAGGGGGGCCACCATCAGAACTCCCCAGGGCCGTATTCTAGGGGCGTACCTGGCCCCGCTTCACATCCTCAGCCCCAACCAAGGCCAAGGCCTCGTTAG